From the genome of Phlebotomus papatasi isolate M1 chromosome 2, Ppap_2.1, whole genome shotgun sequence:
TTGTCTGATTTTTTGTCTTCCTTTCAATGAGAGCATGAACACTATCAGCTTCATTCTGGGTATGACCACGCTCTAGATATCGATGAGTAATGTCAATTTTGAACGTTTTACACATCCATCCATAGAATGCGGCCaagcatttatttttattctgagCAGGACAATTATCCGTCCAGAAAATAAAATGCTTCGTACCTTTTTCAATCTCTTGCCTCATATATTCAAAAAGACAGCTGGCAACTTCCTCTGCTCCTCGTCCTGAGATGCTTTCATCCCAAACGTAACACTTGCCCAGCTTCTTGGCAACATCGAATAAGGTAAAATTGAACACATTTAGCTTTCTAGAGTAATACAGTGTGCTTGTTGGAGCACTTGGGATCGTGATAAATTTTTGGAAGTCAAAACAAGCTACCAATGTCTCTGGGTGATCCTCAGCATATTTCGTATCACATTTCTTTAACTCTCTAGCTTTTTGCTTGTTAAATAGATGCTCATCGTGCTTctgttttttctctttttgttcTTCTGGGCTCAAGCTTTCGTATGTGACACATTCATAACATTGGTCCTTCTTAGGATTTCGAAAGGAGATATTGAATTCTTGATTGAAAATGTCACGATATTTTCTTTCAGAGGCAGGAGCGCATGACTCATTCTGATCATTGAGCCACTCCGTGTACAGACCATGCATTTTGGAAACATTGAGCCGGCCATCAATAATTTCTCGCGTTGAATCCTGTCTGCAGTAATGCGCTGGTAGTCTAGGAATAGAGTTAATATGCTTCCTCACAGAATCTGATGTAACCTTGTCTTCTTCAGAGATATTACGTTTAAATTTACCCCTGTAGTCTGGTGCTAGTATCTTTGTTATTAAATTCGTTTTTTGCAGTGCTGTTTCAACAACTTGGGAGGTTATAGCTAAAGTGGACCTAAACATTGTGGCGCAAACCTTAATTAAGTCACCATCAATATTTGGCAGTCTGTAAATTCTGGAGTACCTTCTACGACTCTCTTGGAACATAAGTTTCGTTGACTGCTTTGAAAATTCCGTGCAATGTATGCTCAGGAATTGACGTTGATAATTTATGTCCTTCAATGcgtagaaatttttgaaattattcagCCTATCATTCTCAGTCAATCTTTCACTGCACTTGAGTCGGCAAGACTGAGGACAAGGAGTCCCAATTTCACGCGCATCATACCTTTTATTATACCGTGTATATTCTTGCCCTGCATTACGCGCCAttttagcaatatttttttgccatttcaATGGGCGTAGTTTTCTCTTACGGCCTTTTGGAGAGCCGTCAATTTCATTCAGTGTGTCCATAGAGTGTCCTGGGTGAGGTAACAAGTTACTGATGTTTGTTTCTTGCACGCCCTTTGAATGGCTTGGGCAAGATGAGATGTTACTGATTCCTGTTGCTGGTAATGAATTTGATGGTTCTGGGTGCGGTGGTGTATTGCTTCTGATTATCTCATTTGGTAAGTTGCACGGCGAATATCCAGGTTGAGATGAGGAGTTACCAATGTCTATATTATTTGGCAAGACCTCCAAATGCTCTGCTGCAGGAGAGGTGTCAATAATTGTGTCAATTCCAATTGGATATTCCTCGGAAGCTCCCTGAATAACCAAGCATACTACTGAATGCACTGAACTCATCGTCTCACTACCGGAATTAACTGAAAAGGTACTACTGGAAAGTGATTCCA
Proteins encoded in this window:
- the LOC129803000 gene encoding uncharacterized protein LOC129803000, producing MATRLNSSSSESPDSEPERFPDDGKDDEYIMESLSSSTFSVNSGSETMSSVHSVVCLVIQGASEEYPIGIDTIIDTSPAAEHLEVLPNNIDIGNSSSQPGYSPCNLPNEIIRSNTPPHPEPSNSLPATGISNISSCPSHSKGVQETNISNLLPHPGHSMDTLNEIDGSPKGRKRKLRPLKWQKNIAKMARNAGQEYTRYNKRYDAREIGTPCPQSCRLKCSERLTENDRLNNFKNFYALKDINYQRQFLSIHCTEFSKQSTKLMFQESRRRYSRIYRLPNIDGDLIKVCATMFRSTLAITSQVVETALQKTNLITKILAPDYRGKFKRNISEEDKVTSDSVRKHINSIPRLPAHYCRQDSTREIIDGRLNVSKMHGLYTEWLNDQNESCAPASERKYRDIFNQEFNISFRNPKKDQCYECVTYESLSPEEQKEKKQKHDEHLFNKQKARELKKCDTKYAEDHPETLVACFDFQKFITIPSAPTSTLYYSRKLNVFNFTLFDVAKKLGKCYVWDESISGRGAEEVASCLFEYMRQEIEKGTKHFIFWTDNCPAQNKNKCLAAFYGWMCKTFKIDITHRYLERGHTQNEADSVHALIERKTKNQTIFVPNQWYSLIRNAKKKEAPYEVEEMCMEDFLTFKILLEGANTTKNSKKENVPWLKIREIQVQKSNPFTLLYKTDFEQEANEIKLCDVSSYQKLRKSKKPMPKLMTLKTIPQIRQGKKPISAEKHKDLMNLVNKSVIPKAYSNFFADLVLEDDLKKEMVEKECFSDE